A region from the Candidatus Zixiibacteriota bacterium genome encodes:
- the rsmI gene encoding 16S rRNA (cytidine(1402)-2'-O)-methyltransferase, whose amino-acid sequence MIDFMDNNAMGILYLVPTPIGNMQDITLRALEVLKNVVLVACEDTRRSGQLLAHFGIKAKKISYFEHNEIRRIPKILEILKEGKSVAVISDGGSPGISDPAFRIVKAAIDEGISVEALPGATALIPALTASGLPTDRFFFEGFLPVKKGKRRSRLLEISEYPHTIVIYESVHRIKKTIIEVAEIFAEREVCVIREISKMHEEKILNSAIEVAGIIEKSNPKGEYVIVISGAKHA is encoded by the coding sequence TGTATCTTGTCCCAACTCCGATTGGGAATATGCAGGACATTACCCTGCGGGCACTGGAAGTTTTGAAAAATGTTGTTCTGGTGGCATGCGAAGATACCCGGCGCAGCGGCCAGCTTCTGGCACATTTCGGAATCAAGGCCAAAAAAATCAGCTATTTTGAGCATAATGAAATTCGCCGGATTCCGAAGATATTAGAAATCCTGAAAGAAGGTAAGTCGGTGGCTGTGATATCCGATGGCGGTAGTCCGGGAATTTCGGACCCGGCTTTTCGCATCGTTAAGGCCGCAATCGATGAAGGAATTTCGGTAGAGGCATTACCGGGCGCGACGGCTTTGATTCCGGCTTTGACTGCTTCGGGATTGCCGACCGACCGATTTTTCTTTGAGGGATTTTTGCCGGTCAAAAAGGGAAAGAGGCGATCTCGGTTGTTGGAGATAAGTGAATATCCTCACACCATAGTTATATATGAATCGGTTCACCGAATAAAAAAGACGATAATCGAAGTAGCTGAGATTTTTGCCGAGCGCGAAGTCTGCGTCATCCGTGAAATAAGCAAGATGCATGAAGAAAAAATACTCAATAGCGCAATCGAGGTCGCGGGCATAATTGAAAAATCAAATCCAAAGGGAGAATATGTCATTGTCATATCCGGGGCTAAACACGCCTAA